Proteins encoded within one genomic window of Saccharopolyspora pogona:
- a CDS encoding MFS transporter, with protein sequence MATVPAGPDSATVRKAAFASAVGNTIELYDFLIYGTAAAVVFNKLFFPAADPWVGSLLAFATFGAGFLARPLGAGVIGHFGDVVGRKLMLVITLSVTGVCTAAIGLLPTYQQVGIWAPVMLVVLRLVQGFFLGGEQGGAVLMAVEHAPPHRHGWYGGWTFLGSPSGMFLATGAFAGATAISGDAFFTWGWRVPFLVSLVLVGVGLYVRLRLAESPEFAKIRQRGERSRLPVAEAFSHSWRQILLSAGVNLGFNTFIFILTTFLLTYGTQKLGVTRDVMLLGSLCGSAAQIAGILLFSHLSDRIGRTQVMLGGGIFLALYAFPMFWLLDTANPALIVLAMTLGYAGSAAVFGPMAAFCAELFATKVRYTGVSLGYQSGSVLGGGLSPVVATALLTTSGGASWPIAAYLVIGALITVTCLAITGEPTRWARTDEAEPATT encoded by the coding sequence ATGGCGACGGTACCCGCAGGGCCGGACAGCGCCACGGTGCGCAAGGCGGCGTTCGCCAGCGCGGTGGGCAACACCATCGAGCTATACGACTTTCTGATCTACGGCACCGCCGCGGCCGTGGTGTTCAACAAGCTGTTCTTCCCCGCCGCTGACCCGTGGGTCGGGTCCCTGCTCGCGTTCGCCACGTTCGGCGCAGGCTTCCTGGCGCGACCGCTGGGAGCGGGCGTGATCGGCCACTTCGGCGACGTGGTCGGGCGCAAGCTGATGCTGGTCATCACGCTGAGCGTGACCGGCGTGTGCACCGCGGCGATCGGACTGCTGCCGACCTACCAGCAGGTCGGGATCTGGGCGCCGGTGATGCTCGTGGTGCTGCGGCTGGTGCAGGGCTTCTTCCTCGGCGGCGAACAGGGCGGCGCGGTGCTGATGGCCGTCGAACACGCGCCGCCGCACCGGCACGGCTGGTACGGGGGATGGACCTTCCTGGGATCGCCGAGCGGCATGTTCCTGGCCACCGGCGCGTTCGCCGGCGCCACCGCGATCTCCGGGGACGCCTTCTTCACCTGGGGCTGGCGGGTTCCGTTCCTGGTGAGCCTGGTGCTGGTGGGAGTGGGCCTGTACGTGCGGCTGCGGCTGGCCGAAAGCCCCGAGTTCGCGAAGATCCGGCAACGCGGCGAGCGCTCGCGGCTGCCCGTCGCCGAAGCGTTCTCCCACTCGTGGCGGCAGATCCTGCTGTCGGCCGGGGTGAACCTGGGGTTCAACACGTTCATCTTCATCCTGACGACGTTCCTGCTGACCTACGGCACCCAGAAGCTCGGCGTGACCCGCGACGTGATGCTGCTCGGCAGCCTGTGCGGGTCGGCGGCGCAGATTGCCGGGATCCTGCTGTTCTCGCACCTGTCGGACCGCATCGGCCGCACCCAGGTGATGCTCGGCGGCGGGATTTTCCTGGCGCTGTACGCGTTTCCGATGTTCTGGCTGCTGGACACCGCGAACCCGGCGCTGATCGTGCTGGCGATGACGCTGGGATATGCCGGTTCGGCGGCGGTTTTCGGGCCGATGGCGGCGTTCTGCGCCGAACTGTTCGCGACGAAGGTCCGCTACACCGGTGTTTCCCTGGGATACCAGAGCGGTTCGGTGTTGGGCGGCGGGTTGTCGCCGGTGGTGGCGACCGCACTGCTCACGACCTCCGGCGGGGCGTCCTGGCCGATCGCGGCCTACCTGGTGATCGGGGCGCTGATCACGGTCACCTGCCTCGCTATCACGGGTGAACCGACCCGCTGGGCCCGCACGGACGAAGCCGAACCCGCGACGACCTAA
- a CDS encoding AMP-binding protein, translated as MDIVELWGMTETTGCVTTHHAAADRPGTVGRAVPGVEVRTAADGEVLVRGPLVCAGYLQPDGAIRPAADAGGWLRTSDVGVLDADGYLTLTSSPSLPAPLDN; from the coding sequence GTGGACATCGTCGAGCTCTGGGGCATGACGGAAACCACCGGCTGCGTCACCACCCACCACGCGGCCGCCGACCGCCCGGGCACCGTCGGCCGCGCCGTGCCCGGCGTCGAGGTCCGCACCGCCGCCGACGGGGAAGTGCTGGTGCGCGGTCCGCTGGTATGCGCGGGCTACCTGCAGCCTGATGGGGCGATCAGGCCCGCCGCCGACGCCGGCGGATGGCTTCGCACCAGTGACGTCGGGGTGCTGGACGCCGACGGCTACCTGACCTTGACGTCCTCCCCGTCGCTCCCAGCACCCCTGGATAACTAA
- a CDS encoding AMP-binding protein, which yields MPSTLYPTLSQDQVHHIAQHSRARVVVLDGADQLRRWSKSLRNTSTIEHIVVLDEAAMVSADHRFRTWESLWRLGEQHLRDDPELVQRAWPAIQPNHPAAILYNSGTTGEQKGVVLTHRNICFAAAALHQATSPSDTRRGCANCRWRTSRSG from the coding sequence GTGCCCAGCACCCTCTACCCCACGCTCAGCCAGGACCAGGTGCACCACATCGCCCAGCACAGCAGGGCGCGGGTGGTCGTGCTCGACGGCGCCGACCAGTTGCGGCGCTGGTCGAAGTCGCTGCGCAACACGTCCACCATCGAGCACATCGTGGTGCTCGACGAGGCGGCAATGGTGTCCGCTGATCACCGGTTCCGCACCTGGGAAAGCCTGTGGCGGCTCGGCGAGCAGCACTTGCGCGACGATCCCGAACTGGTGCAGCGGGCGTGGCCGGCGATCCAACCGAACCACCCGGCCGCGATCCTCTACAACTCCGGAACCACCGGCGAGCAGAAAGGCGTGGTGCTCACCCACCGGAACATCTGCTTCGCGGCGGCCGCGCTGCACCAGGCCACAAGCCCGAGCGACACGCGCCGCGGCTGTGCTAACTGCCGCTGGCGCACATCGCGGAGCGGATGA
- a CDS encoding AMP-binding protein has translation MSVSEAWATAALEATIPQLFSRNAAEFPQRPALTDDGRTWTWAEAHHEVHALAAGLAAMGLQSGQNDADHDGESRRALG, from the coding sequence ATGAGCGTTTCGGAAGCCTGGGCCACCGCCGCGCTGGAAGCGACCATCCCGCAACTGTTCTCGCGCAACGCCGCGGAGTTCCCGCAGCGTCCGGCGCTTACCGACGACGGACGCACCTGGACCTGGGCCGAGGCGCACCACGAGGTCCACGCGTTGGCCGCCGGGCTCGCGGCGATGGGCCTGCAAAGCGGCCAAAACGATGCTGATCATGATGGCGAATCGCGCCGAGCACTGGGCTGA
- a CDS encoding MerR family transcriptional regulator, protein MLRTADEELTIDELAARAGVTVRTVRFYSSRGLLPSPRLRGRLGLYGGEHLARLDLIRELQALGFTLSAIERHLERIPADASPDELALQRALIAPWTDEHAEDLERHELDRRAGRHLDDALVEQLIELGILQRIPDSARLRLPSPAMLGVGLQILDLDLPLEMLMQAKGIVEQHTAQIAADLRELFAANVLRPYVERGRPEDERERVRAATDQLRPLTIQVLVNGFQRAVNDVIRDHV, encoded by the coding sequence ATGCTCCGAACTGCGGACGAAGAGCTCACCATCGACGAACTGGCCGCCCGCGCCGGAGTCACCGTGCGCACCGTCCGGTTCTACTCCTCGCGCGGCCTGCTGCCGTCGCCCCGGCTGCGCGGCCGGCTCGGCCTCTACGGCGGCGAACACCTGGCCCGGCTCGACCTGATCCGCGAACTGCAGGCGCTCGGCTTCACGCTGTCGGCGATCGAGCGCCACCTGGAGCGCATCCCGGCCGACGCCTCGCCGGACGAGCTCGCGCTGCAACGCGCCCTGATCGCGCCGTGGACGGACGAGCATGCCGAAGACCTGGAGCGGCACGAGCTGGACCGCCGCGCCGGCCGGCACCTAGACGACGCGCTGGTGGAGCAGCTCATCGAACTCGGCATCCTGCAGCGGATTCCGGACTCGGCGAGGCTCCGGCTGCCCAGTCCGGCGATGCTAGGCGTCGGCCTGCAGATCCTGGACCTCGACCTGCCGCTGGAAATGCTGATGCAGGCCAAGGGGATCGTCGAGCAGCACACCGCGCAGATCGCGGCCGACCTGCGCGAGCTGTTCGCCGCGAACGTGCTGCGCCCCTACGTCGAGCGCGGCCGGCCGGAGGACGAACGCGAGCGGGTCCGCGCCGCGACCGACCAGCTGCGACCGCTGACCATCCAGGTCCTGGTGAACGGATTCCAGCGGGCCGTCAACGACGTGATCCGCGATCACGTCTGA
- a CDS encoding IS5 family transposase (programmed frameshift) produces the protein MVPDELWERIEPVLPRWENALPKLGRKRLPDRLVLQGILFVLHTGIQWEFLPQELGFGSGMTCWRRLAEWNEAEVWQRLHEALLAELNAAGKLDWSRAVIDSSHVRAARRGPKSGPSPVDRARPGSKHHVITEGGGIPTAFSLTGGNVNDVTQLLPLVEAIPPVRGKRGRPRRRPDALYADRAYDSDKHRDKLRAKGIDPQIAERGTGHGSGLGVIRWVVERTIAWYHGMRRLRIRWERRDDIHEAFLGLATCIICYRHIKILC, from the exons ATCGTCCCCGACGAGCTGTGGGAGCGAATCGAGCCGGTGTTGCCGCGTTGGGAGAACGCGCTGCCCAAGCTGGGCCGCAAGCGGCTGCCGGACCGGCTGGTCTTGCAGGGAATCCTGTTCGTGCTGCATACCGGGATCCAGTGGGAGTTTCTGCCCCAGGAGCTGGGGTTTGGATCCGGAATGACCTGCTGGCGGCGCCTGGCGGAATGGAACGAGGCCGAGGTGTGGCAGCGGCTGCACGAGGCGCTTTTGGCCGAGCTGAACGCGGCCGGGAAGCTGGACTGGTCTCGGGCGGTGATCGACAGCTCGCATGTGCGGGCGGCGCGGCGCGGCC CCAAAAGCGGCCCGAGCCCGGTCGACCGTGCCCGGCCGGGCTCCAAGCACCACGTGATCACCGAGGGCGGCGGCATTCCGACGGCATTCAGCCTGACCGGCGGCAACGTCAATGACGTCACCCAGCTCCTCCCACTGGTCGAGGCGATCCCGCCCGTGCGAGGCAAGCGCGGGCGCCCCCGCCGCCGACCCGATGCGCTGTACGCCGACCGCGCCTACGACTCTGATAAACACCGGGACAAGTTGCGCGCCAAGGGAATCGACCCGCAGATCGCCGAACGTGGAACCGGCCACGGCTCCGGACTCGGCGTGATCAGGTGGGTCGTCGAGCGCACAATCGCCTGGTACCACGGCATGCGACGTCTGCGCATCCGCTGGGAACGCCGCGACGACATCCACGAGGCATTTCTCGGCCTGGCTACCTGCATCATCTGCTACCGACACATCAAGATCCTTTGTTAG